The Urbifossiella limnaea genome has a window encoding:
- a CDS encoding phosphoenolpyruvate hydrolase family protein: MFTRDECLARLRAQVAAGRPIIGGGAGTGISAKCAELGGIDLIIIYNSGRFRMAGRGSLAGMMPYGDANAVVMDMAREVLPVVERTPVLAGVCGTDPFRIMRNFLRDVKDAGFSGVQNFPTVGLIDGTFRAGLEDTGMGYGKEVDMVKLARDMGLLTCPYVFTPEEAVAMTRAGADVLIPHMGLTTKGTIGAKSALTLEESAKRVQELADAAHAERADVLVLCHGGPISEPADVRYVLDNTRGIVGFFGASSVERLPTEVAITGCVREFKGLKL, encoded by the coding sequence ATGTTCACCCGCGACGAATGCCTGGCCCGCCTGCGGGCGCAGGTGGCCGCCGGCCGGCCGATCATCGGCGGCGGCGCCGGCACCGGCATCTCCGCGAAGTGTGCCGAGCTCGGCGGCATCGACCTCATCATCATCTACAACTCGGGCCGGTTCCGCATGGCCGGCCGCGGCAGCCTCGCCGGCATGATGCCCTACGGCGACGCGAACGCCGTCGTGATGGACATGGCCCGCGAGGTGCTGCCGGTGGTCGAGCGCACGCCCGTGCTCGCCGGCGTGTGCGGCACCGACCCGTTCCGAATCATGCGGAACTTCCTGCGAGACGTGAAGGACGCCGGGTTCAGCGGCGTGCAGAACTTCCCGACGGTCGGCCTGATCGACGGCACCTTCCGCGCCGGCCTGGAAGACACCGGCATGGGCTACGGCAAGGAGGTGGACATGGTGAAGCTGGCCCGCGACATGGGCCTGCTGACGTGCCCCTACGTCTTCACCCCGGAGGAGGCAGTGGCGATGACCCGTGCCGGCGCCGACGTACTCATTCCGCACATGGGCCTGACCACGAAGGGGACAATCGGCGCGAAATCGGCGCTGACGCTGGAGGAGTCGGCGAAGCGGGTGCAGGAGCTAGCCGACGCCGCGCACGCAGAGCGCGCCGACGTGCTGGTGCTGTGCCACGGCGGCCCGATCAGCGAGCCGGCGGACGTGCGCTACGTGTTGGACAACACCCGCGGGATTGTCGGCTTCTTCGGCGCGTCGAGCGTGGAGCGGCTGCCGACGGAGGTGGCCATCACCGGCTGCGTGCGCGAGTTTAAGGGGCTCAAGTTGTGA
- a CDS encoding heavy-metal-associated domain-containing protein, translated as MSVWWGVPAAVAVVGVEARSVEPPPRPVPTDGPNQVVIYVPAMTCASCPEKVAAALARVTGVRADSIQADRRTRQVKFTVADRATFNVAKVREAIAAAGYRRTDLLTGPTER; from the coding sequence ATGAGCGTGTGGTGGGGCGTGCCGGCGGCGGTCGCGGTCGTCGGGGTCGAAGCGCGGAGTGTCGAGCCGCCGCCGCGACCGGTGCCGACCGACGGGCCGAATCAGGTCGTGATCTACGTGCCGGCGATGACGTGCGCCAGCTGCCCCGAGAAGGTGGCTGCGGCCTTGGCCCGCGTCACGGGCGTGCGGGCCGACTCCATCCAGGCCGACCGCCGCACCCGGCAGGTGAAGTTCACCGTCGCCGACCGGGCCACGTTCAACGTCGCCAAAGTGCGCGAAGCGATCGCCGCCGCCGGGTACCGCCGCACCGACCTGCTGACCGGTCCGACCGAGCGCTGA
- a CDS encoding general stress protein: MATATSHATTVGVFQSRDAAERAVADLRAAGYRDDQIGLVARDARGNAVRTGADGDTNAAEGAAIGAAAGAGALALGSLAVTFGVIPVIGPILAVGPLAAALISAGAGAAAGGVAGALIGWGIPEEDAKYYEGEVKAGRYVVTVDAGDRHDHARAVYTRHGGYDRHNPPPM, from the coding sequence ATGGCAACGGCAACATCGCACGCCACGACGGTCGGCGTGTTCCAGAGCCGCGACGCGGCCGAGCGGGCGGTCGCCGACCTGCGGGCGGCCGGGTACCGCGACGATCAGATCGGGCTGGTGGCCCGCGACGCGCGGGGCAACGCGGTGCGCACCGGCGCCGACGGCGACACGAACGCGGCCGAGGGCGCCGCCATCGGCGCCGCGGCGGGGGCGGGGGCGCTGGCCCTTGGCTCGCTGGCGGTGACGTTCGGGGTGATCCCGGTGATCGGCCCGATCCTGGCGGTCGGCCCGCTGGCGGCGGCGCTGATCAGCGCCGGGGCCGGGGCGGCGGCAGGCGGCGTCGCTGGGGCGCTGATCGGCTGGGGCATCCCGGAGGAGGACGCGAAGTACTACGAGGGCGAGGTGAAGGCCGGCCGGTACGTGGTGACGGTGGACGCCGGTGACCGCCACGACCACGCCCGCGCGGTGTACACCCGCCACGGCGGCTACGACCGCCACAACCCGCCGCCGATGTAG
- a CDS encoding DUF1549 domain-containing protein produces the protein MWAKHLILPAAVVVALLALRASLFPLDSKARQIAFDPGPAAGDDFSAVVARVDEAFHQDWAEKGLSAAPRAADLLVARRLSLGLTGTVPSLEEIRQFEEQPGAGRLEGWTNHLLHDRRFADYFAERLSRAYLGSEEGPLVVYRKRRFLAWLSDQLLANRPYGEAVRDMIASSGLNTSTPAVNFIAAAYDEGKEKADPEKLAIRVSRAFLGLRLDCAQCHDHFLEPSWKQTDFQALAAFFGQTRQIVTNVTDGDGEYRFQDRVNGGTVAIEPAVPFLPELIPAEGTRREKLAGWLTDRRNPHFARAAVNRVWAMLFGRPLRAKVEAQTLDDPAPAALDILAADFAAHGHDLRRLILLIASTEVFRLDSTSPDEVTDEHEKVWAAFPLTRLRPEQVIGGVLQAASVKTIDRNSHVLVRLIRYASERDFVQRYGDPDDDDSAQAPGTLPQRLLLMNGELVDKQARDDLVNASARIALLAPTDEAAVETAYLSVLTRRPTGRELSHFSAQLSGLTGGARQRRLADLFWVLFNSTELSYNH, from the coding sequence ATGTGGGCCAAGCACCTGATCCTCCCCGCGGCTGTCGTGGTCGCCCTCCTCGCGCTCCGGGCCAGCCTGTTCCCGCTCGACTCGAAGGCGCGCCAGATCGCCTTCGACCCCGGCCCCGCCGCGGGCGACGATTTCTCCGCCGTGGTCGCCCGGGTGGACGAGGCGTTTCACCAGGACTGGGCCGAGAAGGGGCTCAGCGCCGCCCCCCGTGCCGCCGACCTGCTCGTCGCCCGCCGGCTGTCGCTCGGCCTCACCGGCACCGTGCCGTCGCTCGAGGAAATCCGCCAGTTCGAGGAGCAGCCCGGCGCCGGCCGGCTGGAGGGCTGGACGAACCACCTGCTGCACGACCGCCGCTTCGCCGACTACTTCGCGGAGCGGCTGTCGCGCGCCTACCTCGGCAGCGAGGAGGGGCCGCTCGTCGTTTACCGCAAGCGCCGCTTCCTGGCCTGGCTGTCCGACCAACTGCTCGCAAACCGCCCCTACGGCGAGGCCGTCCGCGACATGATCGCCAGCAGCGGCCTGAACACGTCCACGCCGGCCGTCAACTTCATCGCCGCGGCCTACGACGAGGGGAAGGAGAAGGCCGACCCCGAGAAGCTCGCCATCCGCGTGTCGCGGGCGTTCCTCGGCCTGCGGCTCGACTGCGCCCAGTGCCACGACCACTTCCTCGAACCGAGCTGGAAGCAGACCGACTTCCAGGCGCTGGCCGCGTTCTTCGGCCAGACGCGGCAGATCGTCACGAACGTGACAGACGGCGACGGCGAGTACCGCTTCCAGGACCGCGTCAACGGCGGGACCGTCGCCATCGAGCCGGCGGTGCCGTTCCTGCCGGAACTGATCCCGGCCGAGGGCACGCGCCGCGAGAAGCTGGCCGGCTGGCTGACGGACCGTCGCAACCCGCACTTCGCCCGGGCTGCGGTGAACCGCGTGTGGGCGATGCTGTTCGGCCGGCCGCTGCGGGCGAAGGTGGAGGCCCAGACGCTCGACGACCCTGCCCCCGCGGCCCTGGACATTCTGGCCGCCGACTTCGCCGCCCACGGCCACGACCTCCGCCGGCTGATTCTGCTGATCGCGTCCACCGAGGTGTTTCGCCTCGACAGCACTTCGCCGGACGAGGTGACGGACGAGCACGAGAAGGTGTGGGCGGCGTTCCCGCTGACGCGGCTGCGGCCCGAGCAGGTGATCGGCGGCGTGTTGCAGGCGGCATCGGTGAAGACAATCGACCGCAACTCGCACGTCCTGGTCCGGCTGATCCGGTACGCCTCGGAGCGCGACTTCGTGCAGCGCTACGGCGACCCCGACGACGACGACTCCGCCCAGGCGCCGGGGACGCTGCCGCAGCGGTTGCTGCTGATGAACGGCGAACTGGTGGACAAGCAGGCCCGCGACGACCTGGTGAACGCCTCCGCCCGCATCGCCCTGCTGGCGCCGACGGACGAGGCCGCGGTAGAGACGGCGTACCTGTCGGTGCTGACGCGCCGGCCGACGGGCCGCGAGCTGTCACACTTCTCGGCACAGTTGTCCGGCCTGACCGGCGGGGCGCGTCAGAGGCGGCTCGCGGACCTGTTCTGGGTGTTGTTCAACAGCACGGAATTGAGTTACAACCACTGA
- a CDS encoding DUF1501 domain-containing protein, with the protein MIPTCHSRSHTRRAFLGGLGLSWLTPLATALAQDAGATRRPARSVVVLWMGGGPSQLETFDPKPGTNIAGGTGAIPTATRGVQLAPGLEQLADLMGDVALVRSLVSPEGDHERGTYLLKTGFRPDPTVVHPSLGAIVCHDLPAGTVDIPRHVSILPGQWPARGGMLGARYDAFKVFDPAEKVPDVTPRVSTDRFDGRLADLDVVEGVFAAGRGARAGNTGHRDALERARRLMSSEQLAAFDVSREPLAVRREYGETPFGRGCLAARRLLDAGVRCVEVTLDGWDSHANNHAICSRLVGVLDPAFAALLRDLKRRDTLKDTVVLCVGEFGRTPVVNPLGGRDHWPHGFSAAVAGGGLRGGVVVGETDPSGGRQPADPTPVSNLHATVLQAVGIDHLRSLRSPIGRTFPRSDGTPLRVLLG; encoded by the coding sequence ATGATTCCCACCTGCCACAGCCGGTCACACACCCGCCGGGCGTTCCTCGGCGGGCTCGGGCTGTCGTGGCTCACACCGCTCGCGACGGCGCTGGCGCAGGACGCGGGAGCGACCCGCCGCCCGGCCAGGTCGGTCGTCGTGCTGTGGATGGGCGGCGGGCCCAGTCAGCTCGAAACGTTCGACCCGAAGCCCGGCACGAACATCGCCGGCGGCACGGGGGCGATCCCCACCGCGACCCGCGGCGTGCAGCTCGCTCCCGGCCTGGAACAACTCGCCGACCTGATGGGCGACGTGGCGCTGGTCCGCTCGCTGGTCAGCCCGGAGGGCGACCACGAGCGCGGCACGTACCTCCTGAAGACCGGCTTCCGCCCCGACCCGACCGTGGTCCACCCGTCGCTCGGGGCGATCGTGTGCCACGACCTGCCGGCCGGGACGGTGGACATCCCGCGCCACGTGTCGATCCTGCCGGGGCAGTGGCCGGCCCGCGGCGGCATGCTCGGCGCCCGGTACGACGCCTTCAAGGTGTTCGACCCCGCGGAGAAGGTGCCGGACGTGACCCCGCGGGTGAGCACCGACCGGTTCGACGGCCGGCTCGCCGACCTGGACGTGGTCGAAGGCGTGTTCGCCGCGGGCCGCGGAGCTCGCGCCGGCAACACCGGCCATCGCGACGCCCTGGAGCGCGCCCGCCGACTGATGAGTTCCGAGCAGCTGGCCGCGTTCGACGTGTCGCGCGAGCCGCTGGCCGTGCGCCGCGAGTACGGCGAGACGCCGTTCGGCCGCGGCTGCCTCGCCGCCCGCCGGCTGCTCGACGCCGGCGTGCGGTGCGTCGAGGTGACGCTCGACGGGTGGGACAGCCACGCCAACAACCACGCGATCTGTTCGCGCCTCGTCGGCGTGCTCGACCCGGCGTTCGCGGCACTACTCCGCGACCTGAAGCGGCGCGACACGCTGAAAGACACGGTGGTTTTGTGCGTCGGCGAGTTCGGCCGGACGCCGGTCGTGAACCCGCTCGGCGGCCGGGACCACTGGCCGCACGGGTTCAGCGCTGCGGTCGCCGGCGGGGGTTTGCGCGGGGGCGTCGTGGTCGGCGAGACGGACCCCAGCGGCGGACGGCAGCCGGCCGATCCGACGCCGGTGTCGAACCTTCACGCGACCGTCCTCCAGGCCGTCGGGATCGATCACTTGCGGTCTCTCCGCTCGCCGATCGGACGCACCTTCCCGCGCAGCGACGGCACACCGCTGAGGGTGCTCTTGGGATAA
- a CDS encoding DUF1559 domain-containing protein: MPRTRTHARAFTLIELLVVIAIIAILIGLLLPAVQKVREAAARAKCQNNLKQLGLAAHGMHDTRGGLPPSSVNNPGATDRPRLGEFQKVGTAGTSGADFAKHCFLAILLPHIEQGNVLQASGVSYNFKLDWYDVNNRTACATRIPTFECPTVPFEHKIDPILEPAVYGSGWVPATSDYMAVNRGNSNSSGAVWNAIFNDTSYPGPDGIKGVLSTNSYTPFAAVLDGLSNTIMLAEAGARPQNWRGKARAADVTYMNGAWGHHTNDIAVDGSTAAPNYSTLNSAAAVPTACVINCSNQGEIYAFHTGGSNVCMGDGSVRFIRESMSLATLQALCARADGKPIPGDW; encoded by the coding sequence ATGCCTCGCACGCGGACGCACGCCCGCGCCTTCACGCTGATCGAACTGCTCGTCGTCATCGCCATCATCGCCATCCTCATCGGGCTTCTACTGCCGGCCGTGCAGAAGGTGCGGGAGGCCGCGGCCCGCGCCAAGTGCCAGAACAACCTGAAGCAACTCGGCCTGGCCGCGCACGGCATGCACGACACCCGCGGCGGTCTGCCGCCGTCGAGCGTCAACAACCCCGGCGCGACCGACCGGCCGCGGCTCGGCGAGTTCCAGAAGGTCGGCACGGCCGGCACCAGCGGGGCCGACTTCGCCAAGCACTGCTTCCTGGCCATCCTCCTGCCGCACATCGAGCAGGGGAACGTCCTTCAGGCCAGCGGCGTGAGCTACAACTTCAAGCTGGACTGGTACGACGTGAACAACCGGACCGCGTGCGCGACCCGCATCCCGACGTTCGAGTGCCCCACGGTACCGTTCGAGCACAAGATCGACCCGATCCTGGAGCCGGCCGTCTACGGCAGCGGCTGGGTGCCGGCGACGAGCGACTACATGGCCGTGAACCGCGGCAACTCGAACTCGAGCGGCGCGGTGTGGAACGCGATCTTCAACGACACCAGCTACCCCGGCCCCGACGGCATCAAGGGCGTGCTGTCGACCAACTCGTACACCCCGTTCGCGGCGGTGCTCGACGGGCTGAGCAACACGATCATGCTGGCCGAGGCGGGCGCCCGGCCGCAGAACTGGCGCGGCAAGGCCCGCGCGGCCGACGTGACGTACATGAACGGCGCTTGGGGCCACCATACCAACGACATCGCCGTGGACGGCTCCACCGCCGCGCCGAACTACAGCACTCTCAACTCCGCCGCCGCCGTGCCGACGGCCTGTGTCATCAACTGCAGCAACCAGGGCGAGATTTACGCCTTCCACACCGGCGGGTCGAACGTGTGCATGGGCGACGGGTCGGTCCGGTTCATCCGCGAGAGCATGTCGCTCGCGACGCTCCAGGCGCTGTGCGCCCGGGCCGACGGCAAGCCGATCCCCGGCGACTGGTAA